The genome window TAATCGTCGCCGATATGTTATAATTTCACGAATTTTAAAATCGCTTTGTGTTTAAATTTGGCTGCAAAACAAGACAAATGCCGCAAATTTCAAGAATCAAAAAATAAGCCGCAAAATAAAAAGAGGAAAAAATGGAAAAATACGAAGGCTACAATCTCAGGTTCAAAGACGCTCTCGTCGGCGTGCAGTTTTTATTCGTCGCGTTTGGCGCACTCGTGTTGGTGCCGATATTAACGGGGCTTGATACGTCCGTGGCGCTATTTACGGCTGGTATCGGCACGCTGCTATTTCAGCTAATCACGCGCAAAAACGTTCCGCCGATCTTTCTCGCGTCTAGTTTTGCCTTTATCGCGCCGCTTAGCTTTGGCGTGAAGGAGTGGGGCATCGCCGCAACTATGGGCGGAGTGGTTGCGGCGGGGCTGTTTTACGTGGCTTTGAGTTTGCTAATTAGGCTAAAAGGCGAGGGATTCTTGCATAAAATTTTACCGCCCGTAGTCGTCGGTCCCGTCATCATGACGATCGGCCTCATCCTCTCGCCTGCAGCCGTAAATATGGTCATGGGCAAGGGCAAAGAGGCGCTCTATACGCAGGGCCAGTCGCTTACCATCGCGTTCATCTCGCTCTCGGCCGTCATCGTCGTTATGATGTTTGGCCGCGGCATGCTGCGCCTCGTGCCGATACTTTGCGGTATCGCGGTTGGATACTGCGCGTCGCTGTTTGTCGGCATCGTGGATTTTACGCCGATTTTAAACGCGCCATGGTTTGCGCTGCCGCATTTCACCGCGCCGGTTTTTAAGCTAGAAGCCGTGATCTACATGGTGCCTATCGCTATCGCACCCGCGATCGAGCACATCGGCGATATGCTTGCGATCAGCAACGTAACAAAGGAAAATTTCCTAAAAAACCCGGGGCTTAAAAGCACGCTGCTTGGCGACGGGCTTGCAACGTCGCTAGCGGGGTGCTTTGGCGGACCGCCAAACACCACCTACTCCGAGGTCACGGGCGCGGTCAGCATCACAAAGGCTTACAATCCCGCTATTATGACCTTTGCCGCGCTTACGGCGATACTGCTAGCCTTCGTGGGCAAGCTCGGCGCCGCGCTCTCCACGATCCCCGCTCCCGTCATCGGCGGCATCATGCTGCTGCTTTTCGGTATCATCGCTAGCGTGGGCATGGAGACCCTGATCAAAAACGGCGTAGATCTAGCCGAGCCGCGCAATATGATCATCGTCGCGCTCATCTTCGTCTGCGCGATCGGCGGCATGGTGCTGGATTTTGGCGCGATGAGTTTTAGCGGCGTGGGGCTTGGCGCGCTCATCGGCATTACGTTAAATTTGGTGCTGCCAAAGACCAAGCATTTTGACGGGTACTAAGTTAAATTTGCGCGGAGCTTGCGTGGTTTCGCGCGGTTGCGGGTAAATTTGAGCTTAAATTTCGGCGCCAAATTTACCCGCGGCTTTTCGCCGTCAAATTTACCGCAGCCTAAATTTTAAAATTTTCCCCGCAAACGCTTTTAAATTTCTAACGTTTTAAACTAGCAAGATATATAATTGCCTTATGAAAAAGGCGAATAATTTAAGCAAATTTGATAAAAAGGCGCTAAAGCTGCTCTTTGCGGTACTTTTCGCGCCGCTCTTCGTCTCGCTCGTTTTTATCTATGAACTATCGGCGTATGATAGCTCGCGCGAGCTGCCCGCAGGCGCGCAAAAGATCGGTAGCAGCGATTACTACAACATCGGCGGCAAAATTTATCTACGCTCTTGGAACCTCGCTCCTTACGAGCTAGAGGGCGGCGTGGACGCGGCGAGCTTTCGCGCGCTTGATACCGGCAGATACTCCTACGCAAACGTCGGTATGGACGCTAGTAACGTATTTTGCGGCGCTCGCAAGATGACGGGGCTAGATCCCGCTCGCACGCAAAAGATCGGCTCTCGCTACTACAGCGACGGACGCGTGAGCTACTTCTGCTCGGACGTCACGCAGCGCATGGGCGGCGCGATAAGCTACATTTATAAAGTGTTTTTCCATGCGTTTGGGCTCTCCAAGTGGCCGCAGGAGTACAACTATCCCTACGCTAGACTTGATACTAGCGCGCCTATATCGCCGCTGACCGAGAGCCCTTACGTCGCCACGGACGGCGAGCGGGTCTTTTACGAGGGTAAAATTTTAGCGGGCGCGGATGCAAAAAATCTAAAACAGATAAGGCTAAAAATCATACACGAAGACGGCTCCGGTTCGCCCGCGCACTTTCGCCAGGTCGATCGGTGGCTGAGCGACGGACGCAGCGTTTATGCGGACGGCGAGAGGCTAAATTTCACCCCTAGCGAGCAGATGTATCTCGTGGAGCCAAACGCTGGCATAGAGTTTCTTTACGATCCGAAGGCGGGCGCGGTGCTGATGAACGGCGAGAGATTTGATGCTGCAAACGAGCCCTATACGCCGCTAAATTTTCAGAGCGGGCATCAGGAATACATGCTGTTTGCGAGCAAAAACGGCATATTTTATCTAAGCAAGGATAAAATTTTAAATCGTCCGCGCGGCAGCGGCGCCGAGGGCTGGCTCAAAGACGCTTTTTGGTACGTGTATTATAAATTTTGCGCAGACGCCAGCCGGCTAAGCGCGCTAAAAAGGGCGGGCGATAATCCGTTTAAAGGCGCCGTGCGGCAGATCTCGGAAAAGCTTTTGAAGGATGACGCGGGATTTTATTATCTAAATTTCTACTCGCATAGCGTTTACGTCACGGGCCGCAGCGGCAGGCATCTGGATAAGCGGACAAATTTCATCGATCTACGAAAGATCATGCTAGGCGTACACGACGATGAGGTGATGGCGCAGATCGCGGACGAGGCTGCGCGAAACCCCGAAATGTCGCAGCAGGTCTTTACCGCGCAGGACGTGGAGTATGAAAACGGCGCGGCCTTTTATATGTATTGCCTCGCGGCGGTTTTGTTGCTTGGTGCTTGGGTTTATAGCTATTTTAGAAAGCGTAGCTTGCAGCGCGGTTAAATTTACCCCAAATTTGCTCTAAATTTACAACCTTTCTTACCGATTTATTACGATTTCTAGTTAAAGTTGCAGTGAAAAAAATCAAAAGGAAATCCAATGGAAAACAAAATCATAAACAGCGTGAGGGGCGGCTTTTGGACGAAGCCGGTTATTATATTCGTCCTGCTTTTGCTGCTGCTTATCCCGCTAGGTTTCATCAGTTCGATGATTTCTGACCGCGCCTACGTCAAACGCACCGCCGAGGAGTCCATCATGCAGCCAGTCGGCGGGGAGCTTAGGATCGAGGGCGTTTTGATCTCGGTGCCGTATAAAAAGCAAGCGGCGATCTACAACGAAAACGGCGTAGCTGCGGTATCGCAGACAACCGAGCAGATCATGATAATGCCGCAGTCATACGAGCTATCGACCGAGCTAAATCCGCAGTATCTAAAGCGCGGTATCTTTAGCGTGCCCGTTTTTAACGGCGAAGTCGCGCTAAAAGCCAAATTTGCGCCGCTAAATTTCGAGCAGCTAAATATCAAAGAAAGCGACGTTTTGCTAGGCGAGGCGACGCTGATTTTAGGCGTGGGCAGCAAAAAGACCTTTACCGCGTTTCCAGCGCTAAAAGCAAACGGAGAGGATCTCGCGCAGTCTTTTGCGCCGCCTAAATACTCGCCCTTTGCCCAAAGCGTCCACTATAAGCTACCCGCAAATTTAGCAAACGGCGGCTTTGAGCTAGCAGGCGCGC of Campylobacter showae contains these proteins:
- a CDS encoding DKNYY domain-containing protein; the encoded protein is MKKANNLSKFDKKALKLLFAVLFAPLFVSLVFIYELSAYDSSRELPAGAQKIGSSDYYNIGGKIYLRSWNLAPYELEGGVDAASFRALDTGRYSYANVGMDASNVFCGARKMTGLDPARTQKIGSRYYSDGRVSYFCSDVTQRMGGAISYIYKVFFHAFGLSKWPQEYNYPYARLDTSAPISPLTESPYVATDGERVFYEGKILAGADAKNLKQIRLKIIHEDGSGSPAHFRQVDRWLSDGRSVYADGERLNFTPSEQMYLVEPNAGIEFLYDPKAGAVLMNGERFDAANEPYTPLNFQSGHQEYMLFASKNGIFYLSKDKILNRPRGSGAEGWLKDAFWYVYYKFCADASRLSALKRAGDNPFKGAVRQISEKLLKDDAGFYYLNFYSHSVYVTGRSGRHLDKRTNFIDLRKIMLGVHDDEVMAQIADEAARNPEMSQQVFTAQDVEYENGAAFYMYCLAAVLLLGAWVYSYFRKRSLQRG
- a CDS encoding uracil-xanthine permease family protein, which gives rise to MEKYEGYNLRFKDALVGVQFLFVAFGALVLVPILTGLDTSVALFTAGIGTLLFQLITRKNVPPIFLASSFAFIAPLSFGVKEWGIAATMGGVVAAGLFYVALSLLIRLKGEGFLHKILPPVVVGPVIMTIGLILSPAAVNMVMGKGKEALYTQGQSLTIAFISLSAVIVVMMFGRGMLRLVPILCGIAVGYCASLFVGIVDFTPILNAPWFALPHFTAPVFKLEAVIYMVPIAIAPAIEHIGDMLAISNVTKENFLKNPGLKSTLLGDGLATSLAGCFGGPPNTTYSEVTGAVSITKAYNPAIMTFAALTAILLAFVGKLGAALSTIPAPVIGGIMLLLFGIIASVGMETLIKNGVDLAEPRNMIIVALIFVCAIGGMVLDFGAMSFSGVGLGALIGITLNLVLPKTKHFDGY